The Anopheles moucheti chromosome 3, idAnoMoucSN_F20_07, whole genome shotgun sequence genome contains the following window.
CTTGGTGTACATATGCAGAtacatcttgttcgccttatCCTCCTGCTCCTGCAGTTGCGCTTGCAGCTTTTCCAGTTGCTTCTCCAGATCCCGAATGCGCTCTTTTGCCTGCAATGGATAGGAATGAAGCTAAAACTGTCGACTATAACTCTAACCCCACCGTCTACTCACTTGCTCATAGTCCGGCACCAAGTCACAGTAGCGTGTGTTGGACTCGGCCAGCTTCTGCAGCAGTACCTCGAACCGATCATTGTTGGACGTTCGTAGCTGCTGCTCCTCCGTCTGGTGCTGCTTGATCAGCTCTTCGATGCGTTCCTCGTACAGCGCGATAAGGCGTTTTTTCTCCGCGTCCATATCCTCATCGCTTCCGCACGCACGGTCCTGCGTGTGTACGTATGAGTCCTTCGAGTGAATCGAGGACGTCGTAATGTCCTCGAAATGACCCGAATCCGCAAAAGAGCTTTGCATCTCGGACGTCGACAGCTTGTCGATAAACTGCACCTGATGGATGCCGGCCTGCatatggtgatgatgatgccgtgGACTCGCCTTCGCGACACCCTCGTCGATCTGATCGACGATGGGCGAAATGTCCTGGCTCGAGCTGGGCGTATTCACATCGTTTGTGGTGTTTTCTCGCACCGTTACCGCATCGCTTGAGTTGCTACGCTCCTCCGGGGAGCTTAGCGATGCTTTGAACAGTCGCAGCTCTACCACCTCCTTCGTGAGCCGCAGGATCTCGCTGTCACGCTGCTCCAGATCGCACCGTGCCTGCGATAGCAGTTCCTTGAGCCGCCGTATCTGACGCTGGGCGCGCTGCGTCGGTGTCAGATAGTCGCCCCCGGTTTGTCCGGCATGGCTGGAGCAGTGTACCACGTACTTCATCTTGCGACCACTGAAGGTGGTCCCGTTGCGTGCCACGTACGGATGATCACACGACATGCCACTCGCCACCGAGCTGTAGCTGTGCAGGGAATCTAGATCATCATCCAAATAGCTGTTGATTGGCGATTCCGGCGAAACGGGAGGCGTCTTTGGACTAAGACCTCCACCTGCCCCACCACCTTGACGCTGTAATCCTATTCCAGGGCCTCCGTTCGGTGTTTGCGGAGTTCGCGGCGTTCTTTGACTGCTGCTACTGTGTCCAGAGTTGATTAGATTCAAAGACTGAATTGAAGAGAAGTAATTAGAGATACAAAATCAGCTTTTTTGTCTATGCAGCAATAATCCCCCATCAATCCCATCAAATTGAATACTGCTTTGTCCAGCGCAACAAGTAATTTACCATCATTTTCGACACCTTTTCCCATAATCTGTGTGCCTTACGAGCGGAAACGTTACTCCTGCTTGGGGCTCCCAGTGTTTTCCTTCACAAAACTTCAGAGAGCTGCCAGTAACTGATATCGGACAGATTTCGACACCAACATCGACGGCTAGAACACGTTTGTGGTTGATCGTAACCAATCTTTGTACTTCTGTTACAAGCTTCTACTAAAAGAGAAGCTTAACGAGTACGATCGCCCTTAATCTACACCTTAACTAGCACGTTCTTTGCAACACGCTGCACACTACGTCTAATCTGCTCGTTCGTGGCTGTATTTCTGTACTCCAAAACTCGTTGGCACCAAACAGCACACTAAACCACCTATTCCGTTAGTTTCACCTCAAATGAAGCCTCTCGCATAGACGAACGCGCGTGCACATTCGGATAGAGCTCCGAATTTGCTCCAAGGGTGTTTGCGGTGAGCGGCAAATGGTAGCGGAATTGCTTTAAACAGCAACAGATACgcgcttccgatcacctaaccGTTACAACACTCGCCAAGTTCAACCACGTCCACAACCGCAACACTGCACCACTTACAGCACGACGAGCAATGTCTTCACCGTTCCGAATACGCCTACTACAAGCAGAGCGAATCACTGACCATCACTTAGACGTCAGTTTTCCTTGGTAACCAACAACGGTGGTGGCTTTTGCAGGGGTGAAAAAGTTCAACTATCGCTTACAGTTCGTTCACTTGGGCGATCTTTAGCAATTTTAATGTCGCACACTCGACGAGTTCGAATGGAGCATTCTTTAGAAGAACGTCTCCAAAATAATCACTGTCCAGAGCTGGGAAACTTCTCGTCGCGAGTTGGGCAAAGATTTTCCTTTTGGTCTCTCAGTGTTCTTCACTCATTcagaacacacacatacaggtggttctttcgtttttggtctattttccattccattttgtGTTCCAGAGCAGTGCACACTCGAACTAAACTCTTCTGTTTGCGCACACACAGATTTACTATCTTGATTCCACCGGAGTATAATTTGGGGTTGGAAATTTAGACGCTAATTAATCATTTCACCACGAACGAAAATGAGGGAGCCTTTTTAGAAAAAGCAGCGATGAAACGACGCCAACTACTTCCGTCCGATCGCACGGAATGTCCGCGAGAGAATGACTGGATCGTGAATTCGTTGGACTGATAAGC
Protein-coding sequences here:
- the LOC128300751 gene encoding protein quick-to-court isoform X2: MSSKPVTPVSQRRPYPGENENTRIPQPFCRSYSLRMRTSRSFHDYQHYRSECCECDCDGTQQQQLGNHPSNLVMQGSGVKTKNTTTVLHGGSKSISHGHHHQQQQRSPTMATANPATDGHDEVDSFAVPTSTGKDGPIPNGVIPHGGTSDGGHTPHGHCITSTSPVGLCKAKGTCQQLKQPPSIISCQQKQHERGMSLNLINSGHSSSSQRTPRTPQTPNGGPGIGLQRQGGGAGGGLSPKTPPVSPESPINSYLDDDLDSLHSYSSVASGMSCDHPYVARNGTTFSGRKMKYVVHCSSHAGQTGGDYLTPTQRAQRQIRRLKELLSQARCDLEQRDSEILRLTKEVVELRLFKASLSSPEERSNSSDAVTVRENTTNDVNTPSSSQDISPIVDQIDEGVAKASPRHHHHHMQAGIHQVQFIDKLSTSEMQSSFADSGHFEDITTSSIHSKDSYVHTQDRACGSDEDMDAEKKRLIALYEERIEELIKQHQTEEQQLRTSNNDRFEVLLQKLAESNTRYCDLVPDYEQAKERIRDLEKQLEKLQAQLQEQEDKANKMYLHMYTKGQEAERQEQADRVSDMAHASPSRVSIPELMQQLQVTQDELENIRTMYKRLIDAQQTKNKVDPEVTLQFLKSAIYYFLTDKENSQGHLNAIESILGFSDVERSNIDKARAYK
- the LOC128300751 gene encoding protein quick-to-court isoform X1, giving the protein MSSKPVTPVSQRRPYPGENENTRIPQPFCRSYSLRMRTSRSFHDYQHYRSECCECDCDGTQQQQLGNHPSNLVMQGSGVKTKNTTTVLHGGSKSISHGHHHQQQQRSPTMATANPATDGHDEVDSFAVPTSTGKDGPIPNGVIPHGGTSDGGHTPHGHCITSTSPVGLCKAKGTCQQLKQPPSIISCQQKQHERGMSLNLINSGHSSSSQRTPRTPQTPNGGPGIGLQRQGGGAGGGLSPKTPPVSPESPINSYLDDDLDSLHSYSSVASGMSCDHPYVARNGTTFSGRKMKYVVHCSSHAGQTGGDYLTPTQRAQRQIRRLKELLSQARCDLEQRDSEILRLTKEVVELRLFKASLSSPEERSNSSDAVTVRENTTNDVNTPSSSQDISPIVDQIDEGVAKASPRHHHHHMQAGIHQVQFIDKLSTSEMQSSFADSGHFEDITTSSIHSKDSYVHTQDRACGSDEDMDAEKKRLIALYEERIEELIKQHQTEEQQLRTSNNDRFEVLLQKLAESNTRYCDLVPDYEQAKERIRDLEKQLEKLQAQLQEQEDKANKMYLHMYTKGQEAERQEQADRVSDMAHASPSRVSIPELMQQLQVTQDELENIRDTNYQQENGGTPVLLSAKEAISLWLLGARKTMYKRLIDAQQTKNKVDPEVTLQFLKSAIYYFLTDKENSQGHLNAIESILGFSDVERSNIDKARAYK